AAGCTCTCTCGTGTGAATGCCTCACATCCCCATCCCAGCGGGAACGTGCGCGGCATCGAGTTTGACACGTAGTCGACGGCCTCCCGTTCGAGTGATTCGACCACACCGTCGGTCACCTCGGGCGGGATGAGCGGCCGGTCGCCGCACATCCGGACGATAGTGTCCGGTTCGACGGTCTCGGTGGCGCGGTAGAGCCGCTCCAGTACGTCCGTTTCTGACCCGCGGAACACGTCGACACCCGCACGTTGGGCGTATCGTTCGAGGATGTCGTCTGCAGGCTGATCTGACGTGGCGACGATCACCTCGTCGACTCGCTCGGCCGCTTTCGTCCGCGCTATGACGCGTTCGATGACGGGCGTCCCTGCCAATGGGAGCATCATCTTTCCCGGGAGACGGGACGATCCCATTCGTGCCTGGATGATTGCGAGAACGTCCATTGGAATAATAGTTAGAACCAGTTGCGAAAGCTATGCTGACGCTTGCGGGTGCAGTTCTATTCTTCCGTCTTGTTAGTGGAGGACTAGGCTTATATTTGTTGGGAGGGGCGTACTCTCTATATGCGTAGCCGTGTACTCTCGGGTGCTTCTATTCAGGAATGGTACAAATATTATGATTCGCTTTCCAGTGGTGGAGCGTATCACAATCCAGCATATCTTGACCTTCTCGCCGGGAATTTTGAATCCCCCGATGAACAGATCGAACTGTTTGTGCTAGAGGACGGTGATGATTACGTGTACTATCCATACTTTCGTCGGTCGTTAGCCTATGCTTCTGTCACCTCAGACGAGTACGATTTGTCCAACTTCTCTGATATCGTGTCTTCGTGGTACTATGGCGGCCCGCTCCTCTCGTCGAACAACTGTGAATCTCTGGTTGAGGAATTTGTAGACTCGTTTTCCGACTATTGTGACCGAGAAAACATCGTCAGTGAATTCGTTCGGTTCGACCCAAATCTGTGTAATCACGAGGTGTTCGACGACCTCTCGTCAGTTTGTAATCGCCAAACGGTCTATGTCGACCTGACCAAGTCGACCAAGACGCTGTGGGACGAATTCGAAAAGCGAAATCGGAATGCGATCCGTCAAGCACAGGAGGCTCCAATACAGATCATGCCCGCGACAGAGACTTTTCACTACGAATCACTCTATCGTATCTATCGTGAGGCGATGGAAGCGAGAGGTGCCTCGAAGCATTATGAGTTCTCAGATAGATTTTTTGACCAATTGCGCGAGCTTGAGCTCTCTGAATATATGATTGCGCTATACGAGGGTGAAGTTATTGGCGGATCGATTGTGGTCTACGAAGACGGTGTCGCTCATGATTATCTGCGTGCGTCCGATCCCAAATACTGGGATATGCGAGTGAACAATTTGCTTTGTTACGAGACGATGATGGAGATGCGTGACCGAGGTGTAACACGGTTCGATTTCCAGGGTGGGAGACCTGGTGTATTCAAATTCAAAAAAGCGTTCTCCCCTGACCGGGGTGAGTTCCATATCAGCCGTAGAACACACAATCAGGAGGTGTATGACCATCTTTCTGCTCGAGCCAGGCAACAGGGTATCGACACAGATTCGAATTATTTTCCAGCATACCGCCGGGATTTGAGCAACTGAGTCCAGACCGCCCCGTGCGTTGTCGCTCTCATTGTGTTCGGCGAGACGAACTACAATTCAAGTTTGACGATGTATCGGTTCGGTCCTGAATCGGGTGTATACTCATCAAGTGAGAGTGGGATTGGGTCGAAATATGGTTGCTCGGACCCCTCGTCCTGAAATTCTAGCGGGAACAGTGTGCACGAAGCGATGGAAGTGCACTGTTCCAGGTCGCGGATGATGCTCCCAATATCGTCCGAATTATACCGTCCACTGTTGCGCTCGACGACTCGCTGGATGGTCTCGTTGTGGACGTTTGGGAGCGAAAACACGACTGTCCCGTGCGCTTGCGTCGCATCAACCAGTTGTTTGAGCCCCTCGCGAGGATTCGCGTATTGTAATACCTCGGTACAGATCAACACAGATGCACCTTCATCCCTGATCCCAAGTGACAGTATGCTTGATTGGAGAACTCGCGTCGCAGTCGTCTCTGGGACGACCCGTTCGAGGGCGTCCTGTGCCTGCTGGAGCAAGCCTGCCGAGATATCCACTGCAATAATTCGGAGGGTGGAGAAATCAGATGTTTCGACGAGCAAAGCGAGAGTTCTGCCTGTCCCACAGCCCACGTCGACGACTGTATCTCCATCTTCGAGACACGACTGGGCTATGTTCACGGTGATGTCATGGATCTGCTTCATCGTCTTTTCGTTCGAGAAGTCCAGTATCTCATGCTCAGCAGTATATTGTTCTACCTGCTGATCGAAGTGAGATTTCCAAAAGGAGACATGGCCTTCATTTCCCATAAACCGTCTAGTGCCGGGAGAATAATGTAAATAACTGTCCGAATTCTCAAACGAGACCTGTCGACGACTGTCCGTCGGAGGGAAATTGATTGCCGTTCAAACTGTTAATACGTGTATTTCCAGTGGCTTCATTGTCCCCGTTTCATAATGGATGTGCATGGACGAACGGGTAACTGTCGCCGAACCGATTATTGGCGAGGAAGAACGCGAGAACGTTGACCACGTTCTCGACAGCGGACGGTTTCTACAGGGGCCGTACGTCAAGGCGTTCGAAGACAAGTGGGCGGATTTCGTCGGCGTCGACCACGCGGTCGCCGTGACCAACGGCACGACGGCGATCCAGCTAGCGCTGAACGCGCTGGGTCTACAACCTGGGGACGAGGTGATCGTCCCCAGTCTCACGTTCGGGTCGACAGCGACTGCCGTCGTCCATCAGGCAGGGGTCCCTGTCTTCGCCGATATCGACGCCGAAACGTATACCCTGGATCACACCGATCTGGAACGGTGTCTCTCCGACCGAACTGAAGCCATCCTCCCGGTGCATCTATATGGCCATCCTGCGGAGATGGATGAAATTGTCTCGTTCGCCAGGAAGCACGATCTCGCTGTTGTCGAGGACGCTGCACAGGCACACGGCGCTCGATACAGGGGTTCGGTCGTGGGTAGTATCGGTGATGTCGGCTGTTTCTCATTCTATGCGACGAAGAACATCACCACTGGCGAAGGGGGGATCGTGACGACTGACGACACTGATCTCGCCGAGCGAATTCGTCTCCTTCGTAGCCACGGGATGGAGACCCGGGATAACCACATCGATTTGGGCTATAACTATCGAATGAGCGAACTCAATGGGGCAATCGGGACCGAACAGATAGACCGTCTCTCCGGCTTCAATCAGCGTCGGCGAGCAATCTCCGAACGGCTGTTCGACGAACTCGCGGATGTAGAGTGGTTGACTCCCGCAACAGTCCGTCCTTACGTTGAACACGCCTACTTCTGGGCACCGTTCGAAATCGACACCGACGCCATCGGGAAGACCGGAAAAGATGTCTGGCGTGACCTTGACGAGCGCGGTGTCGAGACTCGCCACCGATACACCGAACCACTCTACAAACAGCCGGTCTTCCAGGAACATCGCGGCTTCAACAGCGACTTTCCCTGGAGCGAGAATCCACGCGACCACGCGTACGACTTGGAGCTAGAGACGGTCGAACAGGTCGCCGGCAATATGATCGGACTCCCGAATCACCCGAGCCTTACGGACGAGGAGGTCGCCCGTGTCGTCTCGGTCGTTCAGGAGTATGGAACATGACGGCCACTCGCCCGGCTAGTCCGCGGAGCCGACAGGGTTAATCGGATTGGTGCAGACCTCGTCGTATGGCCAGTGACGGATTTTCCGAGGAATGGGACTCTCTCTGGGAAATGGCACACTCCTACGGGAAGTGGCCGTGGACGGACGTCGTCGCGCTCGTCAACGAATACTGCTCTCTCGGGGAGTTGCGGGTGCTCGAACTTGGTTGTGGACCGGGGACTAACATCCCATTTTTCCAGACACACGACGCCGACTACTACGCCGTCGAGGGAAGTGACCACGCTGCTCGAATCGCCCGGAATCGGTTTCCGAGGTACGCTGACCAGATCGCTGTTGCCGATTTCACCGAGTCGATCCCGTTCGATGGCCCGTTCGATCTGGTACTCGACAGGGCCTCACTCACCGCGAACTCGACCGAACGGATCGAACAGTGTCTCTCGATGGTCACCGATCGCCTTCGATCCGATGGCCATCTCATCTGTATCGATCTCTACGCCACGGACGACCTGAACTACGACTCGGACGGGAACGGTCCCGACGAGTACACGCGACGTGGATTCGAGGACGGGCGGTTCGAGGGCATGGGTAAAATTCACTTCTTCGACGAGGACCATCTGCAAGAGACCTTCGACGCGTTCGAGCCACTACATTTGACTCATACCACTGAACAACTCAAGATTCCTCAACAGGAGCAACGCGCTCAGTGGACGTTCGTCGGAACACCGGTCACAGAGTGAGCAGGGGTCGGTGTCCCTGTTACAAGTAGCCGAATTGTTGCATGTGTCGCTCGACGTCGGTCGAATCACTCTCGGCTGGCGCTGTCTGATCCTCGGTTAGCGAGGAGACATCTGCCGTCCCTACCATCGAATCGTCGACGACGAACCACGGGAGTTCTCGCAGTGTCGGATGTGTGATGTTGGGATGGCCGAACCGTCCGTCTTCGCCGAGATGCTCGCCGTGATCGGCAGTCAGCAGGACCGTGCAATCTAGATACTTGATGAGGTCAGTGACCTGCTCGAGGACTAGTCGGAAATTTTCTTTGTATGCCTGTCGGAGTTCGTCAACAGTGGGTTCGCCGTTCGCGATCTGATCCGGTACATGATAGTGCGGAAGCGACTTACTGTGCTCGGTCCGCGTTTTTGGAGCGACTGCCCCCTCAATATCGTCTAGCTCCCGTTCATCGCGCTTGGGTTTCCAGGTCTCGATCGGCGTCTCACCGATATAGGGTTCGTGTGGTTGGAGGTAATGGACGACCGACCTCGTCGTATCGCTCGTCTGTAAGTAGTCGTAGACGTGTTCGTTGACCGCTTCTGGACGAACGGTGAACAGTTGGTCGTTGAAATCTGTTTCCCAGACGTGAACGATCTCCTCGAAGTGTTCGCGTGGCCTGAAGTTGGTGTTTCGCTGTTCACACTGAACTCGGACACGTGGGATGTGGCCGAAATGTACGTCAGGTCGTAGTCGCCGTCCTAAGTTTCTGGGACCCACCGTGGTGTCAGGTTTGTCGCGCTCCAGGCTTTCGTGAGGAACTGCAAGACTCCTTTTTACGCAAGAAAATGATATTTCGGATCGATCACCGACATCTATGTATGCAACTAATCTGCGTTGGTAAAAAGGTTGGCGCCACGGCACGGAGCACTGCTCAGATGTCGAGTGAGCCGCGTTAATTTTGGTGTGAATTGTGATGGACCGCGAAGGGTTCGAGTCACTTTTCAGCTACGAGAAAATCATCGCGTCTGAACGAGAGCTTACAGATGAGTATTCTGCCACAAAATTACAGATATCCTAAATTTCGAAGTTGTTGTTTAGATAACTCTTTGATACTGTCGGTAGTGTTTTCAAGTTCCTGTTTTACCGCCATCCGTTTTGCTTCCAGAATACTCGTCTGAAAACGGTGTTCTTCTGCATCGGGAAACGTCTCGTCGGTTTCAACGAACGTCTGATTACACGCATCGGTCGGGCTAAAATTATACCGTTTTACTGTCCCGATGCTGTCCCAGACAATTTTTTCGTTGTCATGATAAATACATCGGATTAGGCGATCCCAGTATGTGAGGTTCTCTGAAATAGGTATTGAACCCGCTCGCCCAATCACTTCAGCAACTACTGGATCATCACTGAAACAGTACCGCTCGTCCTTGGCAAGTGCCGTGATCAACGAACCAATTTCAATGTTACTCGTCAAGGTACTGACCTCTTTGGGGTATCCGTCGGGGGGATTGACAATGACGAGCGGTACGTGGAGTACACCTTCGGTGAGACTGGTTATGTGTCCGATAATATCATTATCTTCCTCAAACCCGAGATTCTCGCCATGATCAGCTGTCACGACGATAGTCGTCTCATTGTCGGTCGCTGACTGGACTTCGTCTATCCAGGCGGTGAGATGTCGGTCGAGATAATCAATTGCGGCGCGATACAGCTCACGCTGATTCTGTAAGAACTGTCTGTACTCTCCGGTATTATGGCTAATCCCATAGTTGCCTGATTCAGGAGTTTCTTCGGCACCAGGGCGAGATGGTGGAACCGAGTAGAGGCTAGTATCGTACCCCCGCTGGACTGTCGGTGAGTGGGCCTCCATCAAGTTCAGATACATAAACACTGGCTCATCCAATGATTCGTGGGTATCAAGATAGTCTTGCGCGACCGAGAGCGTCGTCTTCGTCCCTGCGTCTCTGATCTGCCGCCATGGACGATCAACAAATAAATGATCGTAGATTGATAGTTTCGTAAGAATACCATTCGCTAGACTGCGAACCGGATTAGCATCACGTAATGCTGCAGTAATATAACCGAAAGTGCCTGTTTCGGCGAGATTGAGATCGGCCGGCGACAGAGCATCGTCGAATTGAAAATCGTTAGTTGATACTTCGAAGAACTCGTCGAATAGCGAATCAAAATCATACGTGCTACTCAAATAGGCGTTCGGACTGACACCGATTCGTGTATGTTTACTGAAATTATCAAGAAAAGTCTCAGTACGGTTGATTTTCGAGAATTGTGGTGGATGGGTGTGTACCCCGTGTTCGTGTGGGAGAGTCGCTGTGAACATACTCCCATGGCTCGGTACTGTCCAGCAGCTGGCGGCTCGAGCCTGGTGGTAGACAGTATCCGCGCGTTTATTCACCAGAGGTGCGAATTCCTCAAAATAATCCTTTCGGACGGCGTCTAGACAGACGAGAATGACATTTCTCATCTTATCAATTTACAAGCTGACTGAGTATATGTTTTTTTGCTCCATATCGTCTCGTAGAACCAATCTCATTGCGTGAGCTTCTCACGATCTGGATCATCTTCCCGTTAGATGATAGTGATCCAAACGATAATCAGTTCATACCGTGTCTTCAGCTCACGAAAGAGCACCCCACTCTCCCAGCGACACCGGTCGGTTGTTGCGAGATCGCACGGGAGAAACTCACTTCTCGGGTGATTCGCGATACGGTCTTGTGACGGAGACTGTTGACGGCCAGAACTGCCAGTGAAAGCCGAAGGGCATAACTAAACCGCGCCAGAGGACCAGATATTTTCCCGGTAGACCGATTTGTGTCGGAATCGGCTGCCGCGGACCTGCTGCAACAGGTCCGCTGGCGTGATGCAGTCTACTACCCCCGCTGTTGTTCTGACCAGCCGGTTAGGAACGGCAGCTATCGAGCGTACCAACGGTATCTGTGTAAGGATTGCAGACCATTGGTGTTCGGTTAAGCACTGGATCGCCTCATGAAGGCCTCAGCTACTCGTTCGCTGAGTAAGAGCCGCGATTTCTCTGGTTGGCGGGTGTCACGAAACATCAGTTCCGACAGATTCGGCGGTGGATGGCCGAACGACTGGGCTAGATCTTCGAGAATGAGCTGGGCGAGGGACCGGAAGGTCTTCGCCCAGCGCTCAAGCGGGAACACCGTCTCTGGAAACTGCTCTTGAAACACGCCGAGCAAGGCTCTGCTGACCGTCAACGTCAGCAGAGCCGCCACCACCAACAGGTGAACGATCGCTGGATCACTCGTCTAGAACTTCTCCAGCCCATACAGCGACTTCAGTTCCCGAAACAGCAACTCCACTTCCCACCGCAACCCGTACAGCGCCGCGACCTGCCTCGGAGTGAACTCATCGGGCAGATTCGTCACGTACAGAAGGTAGTCGTCGGTGTCCGCAACGAGGACACCGACGACGCGAAACTCCATCGAATCGATTGACTGCTTCCCAGCGTATGCCCGCCGTTTGAACTCGATCTCCACGGTTACGTGGATGATCTCCCGAGTCAGATCTCCCAGAATGTCCCGAAGACGACGCTCCGGCAAGGAAATGGCGCGCGAGTGATCACTGGAACTATTGAATATTCAGCGAAATGCGCTACAGCCATTGGCTCCAGGTGAAAACAACTCTATGCTTTCACTGGGGCTCTCACTCGTCTCAGCGCTGTATTCAGTTCTTGCGCATACCACTCCGCGCGATGTCTTCGATTAGCTCGGCTGGAAACAGGGAAGTCAACCGCCGTCGTATGAGATCCGGGGAGGGTTGCTTGAACACATTCTCTCCCCACGCGGTCTACAACGATAGCTTCGTCACCAGAGCGCTGCCTGTCGGTTTCTCCGCCTAACCGAACACGGATGGTTGTAGTGATTAGAACTAGTTGCTTATTTCTGGTAGAGAAACCTGGCAAAGAGCTGTATCGATCGCTGTCGTTAGCTCGTCGAGTGAGTCGAAAAATCGATTGCTGAGAGCATTCTGGAATCTATCACCTTCTACGCGAATCCGTATTGCATTAGCAGCCGAAACCGACACCATCTAACGATTCACCAGAGTCCCCCCCCCCTTTTGTTATCCCTGTACTAATAACCGAGTATGAAGATACTCGTTATAGGTGGATCAGGTCTTGTCGGCTGGTTCTTCGTTGAGTCGTGCGTTGCAGAGGGACTCGATGTCGCCTATACGGTTCATACGAATGCCGTCGAACACAAGGGCGTACCAGTCTACACGGTAGATATCCGAAATGCCGAAGAGACAGCCTCCGTTATCAAGGATATAGATCCAGATATTGTTTTTCACACTGCAGGGATATCTGATGCAGATCAGTGTGAGCGCTATCCGGACCAATCGCATGAAATCAATGTTGACGGGACTACATATATTGCAGACGCTTGTGAGGTACAGGGAATCCCACTAGTGTTCGTCTCCACGAGTATGGTATTTGATGGTTCTGAGGACAGCTACACCGAAGACGATACGCGAAGTCCGAAAACCACGTATGGCGAACAGAAGGTTGCTTGTGAAGACATCGTCCGAGATACGACGGTTGATTCGACAGTTATCAGAATCGATCAACCGTATTGCTGGCCAATGGAATGGCATACCGGAACATTCGTATCGTGGACCTATACCCACCTCTTAGCGGAAAACCCGTTTCCCGTGTTCACCGACTGGTACAATACTCCGGTGTTCATGGACGATCTTACCGATGCTGTCATGACGGTGATTAGGACGGGATCCACAGGGACGTACCATATTGTCGGTTCAGAGTTTGTCTCCCGATATGAATGGGCACGTCAGATAGCGAACGCTCTTGGATATGATCCGGACCTCATTCGACGCGGACACTCGGAAGGAGCGGGCCTCCCTGCCGATCGTCCTGCTGTCAACCTCAGCAACGAACGGATCAAGGGCTCTCTGAATGTAGAGTTTCGATCAATCTCGGAAGCGCTCTCTGTGCTCGCATCCCGCCGTCAGATCAAGAATCTCTCTACCGAGGGGCATATGCACCGATAGACACTGTCTGAAACCATACCCATTTTCAGATTGCGGTGAATTACTAAAAACGTGTCATAGAAAATCTCACAGCGGGACTGCAGGGTGTGTGATGTGCGTCCAGCCAAGTCCAGTCTTGCAAGACGTAGCTTCGATCCATCCCAATCGACATCTTGGCACGCTCTTCTGTAGAGGATTGTTAGTCAGTTCTCAGCAGTAGCTAGAAGTCACAGCGGGCAAGGGTGGCGCAGCCGCGCCACCCGACGAACGATGATGCCAATCAATGTGTCCGTCTCGGAGCGTCGGGCCGCGAATCTGCTGGCACAGATTCTCTGGCGTGACGGCGTCTATTGCCCGCGCTGCTGTGGCGAATCTGTGATTCGGTACGGCAGCTATCGAGTGTTTTCAACGGTATCTGTGTGAGGATTGCGGCCGCACATTCAACGACAAGACGGGCACTGTCTTCGAGTACTCGGCGATACCGCTCAGGAAGTGGTATCTTGCCGTCTACACCTATATCCGACTGAACGTCAGTATCAGACAACTGGACGCTGAACTCGCTGTCACCTACAAGACGGTCTACCGGCACGTCCAGCGCTTCCTGCGGGCGCTGGACGCGCCTCGGCCACCGCTCGAAGGCCCAGTCGAGATCGACGAGCTGTATGTTTCCGCCGGGAAGAAGGGCCGCGAGCGCGACCGCCCGTCGCGCTCGCGCGGCCTGTCCACGTGCGGCCGTAGAACGTATCACGAAGACAAGCCGCCGGTGTTCATCCTCGCTGACCGCGGGAGTGGAGAGACGTACGTTCACCCGGCGAAAGCCGCCGAGGAATCGACGATTCGACTCCTGCTTGACGACCGTCAGCAGGAGTCGCTGACCGTCTATATTGACGGCTTTCGAGCGTACGAACCCCCCTCGACGGCGACGACGCCTTCGACCGGC
Above is a window of Haloarcula halophila DNA encoding:
- a CDS encoding DegT/DnrJ/EryC1/StrS family aminotransferase; protein product: MDERVTVAEPIIGEEERENVDHVLDSGRFLQGPYVKAFEDKWADFVGVDHAVAVTNGTTAIQLALNALGLQPGDEVIVPSLTFGSTATAVVHQAGVPVFADIDAETYTLDHTDLERCLSDRTEAILPVHLYGHPAEMDEIVSFARKHDLAVVEDAAQAHGARYRGSVVGSIGDVGCFSFYATKNITTGEGGIVTTDDTDLAERIRLLRSHGMETRDNHIDLGYNYRMSELNGAIGTEQIDRLSGFNQRRRAISERLFDELADVEWLTPATVRPYVEHAYFWAPFEIDTDAIGKTGKDVWRDLDERGVETRHRYTEPLYKQPVFQEHRGFNSDFPWSENPRDHAYDLELETVEQVAGNMIGLPNHPSLTDEEVARVVSVVQEYGT
- a CDS encoding GNAT family N-acetyltransferase — its product is MRSRVLSGASIQEWYKYYDSLSSGGAYHNPAYLDLLAGNFESPDEQIELFVLEDGDDYVYYPYFRRSLAYASVTSDEYDLSNFSDIVSSWYYGGPLLSSNNCESLVEEFVDSFSDYCDRENIVSEFVRFDPNLCNHEVFDDLSSVCNRQTVYVDLTKSTKTLWDEFEKRNRNAIRQAQEAPIQIMPATETFHYESLYRIYREAMEARGASKHYEFSDRFFDQLRELELSEYMIALYEGEVIGGSIVVYEDGVAHDYLRASDPKYWDMRVNNLLCYETMMEMRDRGVTRFDFQGGRPGVFKFKKAFSPDRGEFHISRRTHNQEVYDHLSARARQQGIDTDSNYFPAYRRDLSN
- a CDS encoding SDR family oxidoreductase, coding for MKILVIGGSGLVGWFFVESCVAEGLDVAYTVHTNAVEHKGVPVYTVDIRNAEETASVIKDIDPDIVFHTAGISDADQCERYPDQSHEINVDGTTYIADACEVQGIPLVFVSTSMVFDGSEDSYTEDDTRSPKTTYGEQKVACEDIVRDTTVDSTVIRIDQPYCWPMEWHTGTFVSWTYTHLLAENPFPVFTDWYNTPVFMDDLTDAVMTVIRTGSTGTYHIVGSEFVSRYEWARQIANALGYDPDLIRRGHSEGAGLPADRPAVNLSNERIKGSLNVEFRSISEALSVLASRRQIKNLSTEGHMHR
- a CDS encoding class I SAM-dependent methyltransferase yields the protein MASDGFSEEWDSLWEMAHSYGKWPWTDVVALVNEYCSLGELRVLELGCGPGTNIPFFQTHDADYYAVEGSDHAARIARNRFPRYADQIAVADFTESIPFDGPFDLVLDRASLTANSTERIEQCLSMVTDRLRSDGHLICIDLYATDDLNYDSDGNGPDEYTRRGFEDGRFEGMGKIHFFDEDHLQETFDAFEPLHLTHTTEQLKIPQQEQRAQWTFVGTPVTE
- a CDS encoding glycosyltransferase family protein; translated protein: MDVLAIIQARMGSSRLPGKMMLPLAGTPVIERVIARTKAAERVDEVIVATSDQPADDILERYAQRAGVDVFRGSETDVLERLYRATETVEPDTIVRMCGDRPLIPPEVTDGVVESLEREAVDYVSNSMPRTFPLGWGCEAFTRESFKRVRANAETTYHREHVTPYYREFPEEFDLENVTSTDVFDDESLQNRVERRLTLDHADDYELIREVYDHCSAGKIIPSATIMNCVDQQELYRLNEHLVE
- a CDS encoding sulfatase-like hydrolase/transferase, with product MRNVILVCLDAVRKDYFEEFAPLVNKRADTVYHQARAASCWTVPSHGSMFTATLPHEHGVHTHPPQFSKINRTETFLDNFSKHTRIGVSPNAYLSSTYDFDSLFDEFFEVSTNDFQFDDALSPADLNLAETGTFGYITAALRDANPVRSLANGILTKLSIYDHLFVDRPWRQIRDAGTKTTLSVAQDYLDTHESLDEPVFMYLNLMEAHSPTVQRGYDTSLYSVPPSRPGAEETPESGNYGISHNTGEYRQFLQNQRELYRAAIDYLDRHLTAWIDEVQSATDNETTIVVTADHGENLGFEEDNDIIGHITSLTEGVLHVPLVIVNPPDGYPKEVSTLTSNIEIGSLITALAKDERYCFSDDPVVAEVIGRAGSIPISENLTYWDRLIRCIYHDNEKIVWDSIGTVKRYNFSPTDACNQTFVETDETFPDAEEHRFQTSILEAKRMAVKQELENTTDSIKELSKQQLRNLGYL
- a CDS encoding class I SAM-dependent methyltransferase; its protein translation is MGNEGHVSFWKSHFDQQVEQYTAEHEILDFSNEKTMKQIHDITVNIAQSCLEDGDTVVDVGCGTGRTLALLVETSDFSTLRIIAVDISAGLLQQAQDALERVVPETTATRVLQSSILSLGIRDEGASVLICTEVLQYANPREGLKQLVDATQAHGTVVFSLPNVHNETIQRVVERNSGRYNSDDIGSIIRDLEQCTSIASCTLFPLEFQDEGSEQPYFDPIPLSLDEYTPDSGPNRYIVKLEL